A segment of the Aridibaculum aurantiacum genome:
ATGGCTCCTGCGGCAGAGATTGTCAACAACATGATCAGGTTAGGCAGGGATACCACAGGGTCATCACCTAATCCTAATCCAGGCATGAACATAATTGGCATAGAAGCCATTCTTGACAGCACGCTTATCAGCAATAACACGGTGTACATAGATGCTACAAATGCAAATACCTATACATCATATTGCCTGAAAATTGAAAGTGCTACAGCAAAACCTAAGTGGATAATCAATAACATATTGGTAAATCACCTCCCTTGTACCACAGGGTCATGGTGCCAGCATGCACCTTTTTATTATGGAGCAAATGTAGATACCGCAGGGCTTCAGCTTGATTACAACATTTACCACACCACAGCTTCCATCCCGTATGGGATATGGAACAACCAGCAACATTCACAGATTGCTGACTGGCGAGCTGCTACCAGGCGCGATCAGCATTCTATGTTCACACCTGTAAATTTTGTGAACGGAACAGGAGGTGTAAATAATGTAGACCTGCACCTAACAAATCCAACACCCGCAGAAGGCACAGGCATAATAGACAGCCGTGTATTGGTTGATTTCGATCAACAACAGCGTGCTGCATTTTCACCTGCAGATATAGGTGCAGATGCCGGTAATTTTGTTTTAATAGATGGTGATGTTCCGGTGCTAACGCATGGAAATTTTATTGGGCAACATTTGGATTCAAGCCAGGTTTACCCGGTGAAGATCACCGACAATGGCAGCGGCATTGATACAACAGGTGGAAACAAGCCAAGGATGTGGTTTCGTAAAAAGCACCCTTCGGTGAGTAACTGGTTTAGTACTGCGGGAACTCTGGAATCAGGTAATTTATTTGAAGGAAACTGGAACTTTATACCTGACCTGCCTGCAACAGGATTAAGCTTTAGTGCAGGCGACTCACTCGAGTATTATTTTGTTGCGCAGGATAAGCGACCTCTGCTTGGTTATTCCAATACACCAGGCACCAATCATACTTCTGTAAATACACAACTGAGTGCTCCTACTTCTCCATTGCAACTCTTATTGTATGGCACCCTCCCAGACACAATCAATATAGGAACCGGGGAAATGTTCACCTCGCTCACCAATGACGACGGCTTCTTCCAGGCCTGTAGGAAAAACATCTTCAAAGAAACCACGACTAAAGTGGTGGTATATATTACAAGTGACCTTGCAGAAACTGGCAAGCACAGGTTAGAGCTATTAAAACCAATAGGTCCTCGCATTGAGATCAAAACACCTACACCTACGCTCAAACAAGTACGCAAGGCAAACTTGTCGGGTAACATGATCGATATCTATCACTCTCCTAATGTTCACCTTGATGGATCAGTGAATGGCTCAGGCAGGTATCTTCTATTTGGCATCAGTCATACGAACCCGCAATACACTTCTACCGCAATTAGGTTCTTTGGTAAATTAGGCGACGTAACAGTAAATTCCTGCATTTTCGAATCAAATAGCAACTACAACTACATTCCTGCTCTTGAAGTAAATGCAACCGACACAACAAGAAAGGTTTTGATCAGTAACAACCTTTTTAGGGAAGCAACTAACGGTGTTACAGGTTTGCCTAAAGCGATGTTATCGGCAGGCGGATCACGCCTCCTGGATAGCTTTGTGATCAGGCAAAATGAATTCATCAACTTTGGTCAGTACGGAGTCAGCGTATCTCACAACAATCAACTTTCCACCCAGACAAGGATGTTTGTGGACAGTAACCATTTCTACTATACTACTACCTACGAACAGGCAGGCGATAGAATAGCCATCAATGCAAGCAGTTCGTACAACCAGCTAACGATCACCAACAACTTTATTGGTGGAACGCAAAAGTTTTGTGGAGGCAACCGGCTTACAGGAAAGTTCAAACTAATAGGCATCAACCTGGATGCTTCTAATGCGCAGGAAAGCTTTATAACCAACAATACCATTCAAAACATATCATTAACCGATTTCTCCAGCAGTTTAACAGGCATCAATCTCACCAATGGTATGACTACTGTAAAGAACAATCTTATTGGACACCCAACGAGGGACTCCAGCATTATGGCTATTCATACAGTAACAGGAATTGGAGGATATGTAGCGGTGTATACTAATAACACCCCAACAAACCGTATTGAGAACAATACAGTGGCAGGTGCAGTAGCCAACTACTTTTATGGTATCAACTTCCAGGGAAGAAAAGGTTACATTCTCAACAACCGTGTCTTCCGCGGAACATCCGTATACGGCGGCACTTATTCAGGAATGAAGATCTGGTTAGATACCGGGCGAATAGAAGGAAACCATATTTACGCGCTAAAGAATATCAACACCAATTGGGGTAGCTTCAATATAGGCCTCGATGTCGTTCAAACAGCGGCGGTACCGAATAAGCTTTGGATTGCCGGCAACCGGATCCATGGTCTTTCCAGTAAAGAGGCAAGCGGCTCGTACATCGCAGGTATACGCACCGGCAATGGTGAGTACCATATTTACAACAACCAGGTAAGTTTGGACGATGCAAGCGGCAACGGCAAGCTTCCATTGTATGGTTTGTACAACATGGGTGCTGCCGGCAACTCCTACAGATCATCAGTTAGATATAACACCGTACGTATTGCAGGTAACAGTACAGCTGCGGTGCCGAGTTACGCCATGTATATAGATGGAGGCGGCTCCCTTACCGCAGTTAAGAACAACTTGTTTTACAACGAAAGAACAACCGGGATAAACAAAAATCTTGCAGTAGGCATGGTATCTACTTCTACCAATCCTGTAACATGGATAGGTGCCGGTGCAAGTAATAACTTGTATGTAACTGCAGATACTGCCAGGGTAAATGAATGGAGAAGTGCTGTCGTAAACATATTCAACTGGAGAGCCAGTTCAGGTGGCGACACTACATCTTTTGCAGCAAAAGTGCATGATCTTCCTGCCAGTGCTTTGTTTGTAAATGCTGCAGAAGGGAACCTAAACATCAACACCCATTCGCCGCTGTGTTGGTACCTGAATGGAAAGGGTGTTCCACAAGCAGACTATGCTGCTGATTTTGACAGTGTGAACATTCGTTCTACTTCAATAACAGACGGCCCTACAGATATTGGTTCAGATGAATTCAATACTACTACGGCTCCTCCCCTGCTTACGGTTTATGGAAGACACAAGCCCGGTGGAGCTGATACGCTTAGCTGGAACGGCAGGATCGTTGGAGTGATAGAATGGTCGAATACAGGTAGCCTGCCCACCATTGATAGTGCTCGCTGGTATAGCGGGGTATGGCCAAACGATACCACCAATGGTGGCAGTACTGCATCAGCACGCTATTGGAGCAGCTATGTAGACATGGCTGTAAGCGGAGGTTCAGGATACCAGTATAAGCTCACCTTATTCTACGACTCATCTATGCTGGGTAAAGTGCAGCATGAAGGGAGTATGGTCCTAAACAAAAAGCAACATAATGTACCGGGCACATGGCAGGCCATTTCGCCTACTATTGTCAATACTGCTATAAAGACAGTAAGCATTGCTAACCAGTCTTCGTTTAGTGAATTTACGGCCACTGATGCTGCGGCACCTTTACCAGTACACCTGCTAGCTTTTGATGCAACTACTAATGCTAACGATGTATTGCTGAATTGGAAGGTAGTACCGGCTGATGAGCATTCATTTGTTGTACAGCGCTCGTATAACGGCAGAGACTTCCAAACCATTGCTACAGCGGCTGCTGTTGCCGGCAAAAGAGAATACAGTATTACAGATGCAGCAATACTGCGTTCGAATAATAAAACGATCTACTACAGGCTTGAAACGATTGAGAAGAGCGGCGATCGCAGTTACAGCAATACAGCCATTGTACGACCACAGGGGCAAAAGACCATAGTAAAAGTGGTTAACCCTTTTAGTAACACTCTAGCCCTTCAGTTGAAACTAGAACAGGCATCGAATGTCAGTATCACACTTACTGATATGAATGGAAGAATATGCAGTAGTTATAGCAACCGCTTGGGCGCAGGTGACCAGCTGATATCATTACCTATGCCATCTGCTTTTGCTACTGGAGTATATACTCTAAGAGTGGAGATAGGTGATAAAGTGACAACCATGCAACTGCTGAAATCAAATTAAGCAGAAACGCATACACATTATGCTTTGCAAGTAGAGGATGACAAATTTGTCATCCTCTACTTTTTATTTATGGAATTCTAAGCCGCTGTTGGTGTTCGGCACCAACAAATTTTTAGTTGGTAAACAAGTCCGAGATGAACACTGGCAAGTTCATTTAATGTTGGTCATGCGACCAGTAAAAGCAAAGGTGAAATAACCAGCAAACAGATAACAAGCGTGATGCGTTTTAGTAATATGCTTGGGCTATCTTCGCTACTACACATTACCATGCAAGAATCTTCCACTTCTCTTCAGATACCAATGGCGAATTATACGATGCTTTTTGAAGCCATGGCTGGCAATGATGTTTTATTACAAGCGGATGCCCCAATTTTTACCATCATTGCAGCCACCCCTTCGTACATAGAACAATCCAACTCATCAAGAGATGCTATGTTTGGGAAAGGAATATTCGAAGTTTTTCCCGACAGTGATGATCCTGGAAATACAGGGACGAAAGAGTTGCTGGCATCCTTACTTAAGGTAATAGAAAGCAAACAGCCGCACCAACTTCCGGTGCAACGGTATGATACGATTGGAGAAGATGGACAATTCATAGAACGATACTGGAGGGCAACCAACAAGCCTGTATTTGCTCCTGGTGGTGAGGTAGCTTACATACTACATTCAGTGGCAGAAATTACCGATCAAATAAATGCTGAAAAAAGAGAAGTTCAGCTTGATGGTATTGAAAAAGTGCATGAGCTATTTATGAACGCTACTATTGTAGTGGGCCTGGTAAATGGTGATGATTATGTTTTGGAAATGGCCAATAAAGAAGCATTCAAACTATGGGGTAAAGGAGAAGAGATAATAGGCAAACCAATACTGGAAGCGTTGCCTGAATTGAACGGCCAGGGTATCATTGAGCTTTTTGACCAGGTACGCAGTACAGGTGAGCCTTTTATAGCCCACGAGGTGCCGGTTACTTCATTTGCTGGAGGAAAAGAAGAACAGCATTATTTCAACCTGGTTTATCAACCATACTACAGTAAGAATGCGACAAAAGCTACCGGGGTATTTACCATCTCTCATGATGTGACGGAGCAGGTTAAAAGCAGGCAAATAGTTCAGCGAAGCGAAGAGGCATTGAAGCGCTTTAAGTTTATGGCCGACAATGCACAGGATCCTTTTATCCTGATGCGGCAGGACGGCACATTTGCCTACCTGAATAAAAAAGCTTTAGATGCATGGGACTACACGGACGAGGAAGCTAAAAACATTCGTGTGCCCGATGTAGATCCCGTATACAAGGATGAAGGCTTTGCAAAACTTTTTGAACAAGCACAAGCAGAAGCGATCTCACAATTTGAAACCATTCATAAACGAAAGGACGGATTCGTTTATCCTGTTGAAGTGAAGGTGAACGGACTTACAATTGGTGGTGAACCATACATGTTTTCAATAGCCAGGAACATAACTGAACGTCGACGGTCGGAAGAAGCGCTTCGGGAAAGTGAAGCTAAATACCGGACCCTTTACGAGTCAATGGACCAGGGCTATTGTACAATTGAACTGATATTCGACGACAACAGGTGTATAGACTTTCGTTACCTGGAAACCAACCCAGCCTTTGAGCGGCAATCAGGACTGCATAATGCCATCGGCAAAACCATTACTGAACTGGCACCCAACATAGAACCTAAATGGTTTCAAATTTATGGCAACGTGGCCCTTACGGGCAATCCTATCCGGGTGGAGGAAGAATCAAAGGCTTTAAACAGGTGGTTTGAAGTATATGCTATGAGAGTAGGTGGTGCTGAAGAAAGAAAAGTCGGTGTATTTTTTACCGATATAACAAGCAGGAAATCTTCTGAGCTTTTACTACAAGAAAACGAGGCTTTGCTTCGGACCGTCTTTGATGCTTCACCTAACTCTCTTTCAGTATTTGAACCAGTTGTAAACGATGAGGGAGAAATAGAAGATCTGAAATTTTTAATTGTTAACCATTTTACGGTTGAAACAACCGGAACAGCTGACCTGGTGGGAAAACGCTATGCTGAGGAGTTTCCGCATGTAAGACAAGCAGGTATATTGGAAGCTTTTTTAGAAGTAGCCAAAACGGGTGTGCCTGCTGATTTTGAAAAATGGTACAAAGGCGAAGGACTGCAACACTGGTTTCGATTTATTGTTAACAAGGTAGGCAACCTTGTGGTTGCCACGGTGGAAGACATAACGAAACGAAAGGAAGCAGAGAAGGCTATGCAGGAAAGTGAAACACGTTTCCGATCGCTTGCTGATGAAAGTCCCATGTTTGTTTTCATCATTGATGCTGACCCTACGGCCCCGGTTAATTATTGGAACAAAACATGGCTTCAGTATACCGGCCAAACTTTAGATAAAGCAACAGGACAGGCATGGGCTAGTTACTTACATGCGGATGATCTACCCTTTGTCATGGAACATTACACCGATGCTTTCCAGGCCAGGACACCTTACTTTATTCCAGCAGTTAGAATAAAGCGGCATGATGGAGTTTACCGCTGGCATGCATTCAAAGGACATCCACGCTTTGATGCTAATGGCGAATTTAATGGTTATATAGGTGTTGGCTTTGATGTGCATGAACAAAAGCTGGCGAAGGAAAACCTGGAGGAACTGGTTGCTCAACGAACAGAGGAGTTACAACGCGTAAATACAGAACTATTACGCTCCAATGCCAATTTAGAAGAGTTTGCCCATGCTGCTTCTCATGACCTGAAAGAGCCGGTACGCAAAATTCATTTCTTTACCAACCAGCTAAAACAACAACTTGGTTCTCATTTCCAGGAAAAGGAAGAAAGGGCATTCAATAGGATAGAAAATGCAACTGAGCGGATGGCTAGTTTGATAGATGATCTATTGCTTTACTCCCACGTAAGCCAACGGCCGCACGAAAAGGAAACTGTTGATCTAAACTTAAAAGTGCAGCGGGTACTGGAAGACCTTGAACTGGATATTGAAGAGAAAGCTGCTATTATAGAAATTGATACGCTACCTGTAGTAAAAGGCTATCCACGACAACTGCAACAAGTGTTTCAAAACCTGCTGAGCAACGCACTCAAGTATAGCTCACCGGGTGTTGTACCACAAATAAATGTTGTTGCAGGACAGGTAACAGAAATGGGCAAAGCCTATTATTCAATTGCAGTTCGTGATAATGGCATTGGCTTTTCACCGGAATACTCTGATGTAATCTTCAAAATGTTTACCCGCCTGCACGGCAAGTCTGAATATAGTGGTACAGGTGTAGGGTTATCTATTGTGAAAAAGGTGGTAGAAAACCATGATGGAATGATAAGGGTTGAAACTGCTCCTGGCGCAGGTTCTACTTTTCATGTTTTACTTCCTGTTTAGTCCGCTGTTGATGTTTTAGCAATATGAGTTAGTTGGTATCAGAGGCAAATATTGTTTGCCATACGATTAACAACTGTAAGCTTGATCTATTAGCTTTATGAGCTTTATGATATTTATCTCGCTTCTCCATTCATGTATTTCCCACATCTTCCAGTGGTGATAATGTATTCTGAATTAGGTTTTCAAAAAGTAGTTATTTACCCATCACAAATGTCTTAGAGAATTTTCCAATTATATATTGGATACTGCTGCAAAATAAGATGGCAATAATCTTAAAGCAATTCTTCAATCAACCGGGCAATACACAATTTAAAATACATATCTTCCTCTCCATTTTTATAAACATAATATTCGCATAACCTCAACCTGATATAGCCTCTTGCCTCTCAAGTTTAGATCTAGTAGTGCCACCCGCAACTTCAGCAAGCCGCTGTTACCAGCTATCCTGTTGTTATGTTCTATTGGATTGACTCTAACAGCCTGGTACATTTCCCGGCACCATTTCAACGACAAGACGAAGGACAGGTTTGACTACCAGGTTAACACTATTCGTTCGGCTATTATTGTAAGAATGACCGCATACGAGCAAGTATTGAGAAGTGCGGTAGGATTGTTCTATGCTTCCGACACAGTTGACAGGTCATCATGGAAGAACTATGTTCAAACACTTCAATTAGACAAATTTTACCCCGGCATCCTTGGCTTGGGCTATACCGCCAGGATCAAACCCAACGAGCTTGACCGTTTTACAAATAGAGTGCGCGCTGAAGGCTTTCCCGATTTTACTGTATGGCCACAAACGGCCAGGGATGACTATTTTTCAATCATCTATTTAGAACCTTTTGAAGGAAGAAATCTTAGGGCTTTTGGATTCGATATGTTTACGCAGAAAAATCGTAAGGAGGCCATGCTGCGCGCCTGGCAAACCGGCGAACCTGCTTTATCAAAAATGGTAACGCTGGTGCAGGAAATAAACAAGGATGTGCAAAAAGGCTGTCTACTCTACCTTCCTGTTTATGATGAGAATATGCCTATTAATACGGTAGAGGAAAGACAAGCGGCCCTGCAAGGTTTTGTGTACAGCCCGTTTAGAATGAATGACCTGATGCAAGGTATCCTGGGCACAGTGGCTGGAGAGATAGAAATTGAATTGTATGATGGCCGCCATATAGATACTGCGCAATTGATTTACACTAGTCATGGTTACAATAATCAGAAGAGCAAGGCTGATTTTTCTGTTGGCCGCAACATCAATATAGCAGGCAATGACTGGACACTGGTGCTAACTACCAGGGAGGCGTTCCTTTCATCTTTTGAAGCCAATCAACCTAATATAATTGCCGTTGCTGGGGTATTAGTCAACCTGCTTTTACTGCTCATACTGGTTAAGATCAATCGACTGAGCAAGCGAAACATGGAACTGGCTGAGAGTTACAAATCAGAGAAAGACAGGTACGAGATTGTATCCGAGATAACCCATGAGATTATTTGGGAGTGGAAACTACCAACGAACACCGTTAGCTTCAATAAGATATTTCCTACACTGATAGGCTTGCAGAAAGCTGTTTCCGAACTGCCTTTTGATGCATGGATCAGCTACATCCATCCTGGCGATAAAGACAGGATAATGGATAAAATGACGGCGCTGCTTAATTCTGACAACCTGTACTGGTCCGATGAATTCAGGTTGGTGAAAGCAGACGGAACTGTCGTGAATATGCTGGCCCGCGGGCAGATCATTCATGATACAAGCGGGAACCCTGTAAGTATGATTGGTTCAATGGACAACATTACCGAGCGTAAGCAGGTGGAAGACGCACAAAGACGTTTTAAGGAAGAACTGGAAAAGACGGTACAGCAACGTACGGCGGCGCTGCAACGGTCAAATGAAGACCTGGAAAGCTTTGCCCATGTTACCAGCCAC
Coding sequences within it:
- a CDS encoding T9SS type A sorting domain-containing protein, whose protein sequence is MQGTYTIGTGGNYTTLTSAFTALRTTGVGGPVILELLPGYVSTGETFPINPGNIPCVNASRTITVRPQAGANNLSINSSMNIAFSFANTRYVKIDGRAGGTGTTQLNINSSSNLGSLMFNNGAQYDTVRHVNITGVGSATAGIISFTTTTSISNSFNAVQNCIITSNNGQNCIYALGSTGNKNTSNTISNCDIRNYGTNGVWLRNNNTNWTIRGNSFYHTTGGGPGSSSTISSGIFVDDSTSGGFVVTDNFIGGSAAQCGGNMSSYSFRPAGIRLNVGRQVATSVQNNTITNIRYQNYSNFEYFVGIELDGGKIHCGTTTGNTIGSTTTSGAIKIFSSLYEDPEICGIRVGTDFLGSASTLDTILIQNNKIGGFVSRYASTSDYMGAVLYGIKVQSQASGFIDIGYNLIGSQTVFPGMDSYRGIDAMLTGIYSKTANSDYFGSGYAATNNIHDNELVNFQGKIVGIDIQGGKQKVYNNTLRKFYMDHNELSATGIRVNSTTTGTLVKGNKIHSFTIRNGYSYGIEGIFVGEKAYGCRVEGNFIHSFQRNATWDGGGQTAIFTMAPAAEIVNNMIRLGRDTTGSSPNPNPGMNIIGIEAILDSTLISNNTVYIDATNANTYTSYCLKIESATAKPKWIINNILVNHLPCTTGSWCQHAPFYYGANVDTAGLQLDYNIYHTTASIPYGIWNNQQHSQIADWRAATRRDQHSMFTPVNFVNGTGGVNNVDLHLTNPTPAEGTGIIDSRVLVDFDQQQRAAFSPADIGADAGNFVLIDGDVPVLTHGNFIGQHLDSSQVYPVKITDNGSGIDTTGGNKPRMWFRKKHPSVSNWFSTAGTLESGNLFEGNWNFIPDLPATGLSFSAGDSLEYYFVAQDKRPLLGYSNTPGTNHTSVNTQLSAPTSPLQLLLYGTLPDTINIGTGEMFTSLTNDDGFFQACRKNIFKETTTKVVVYITSDLAETGKHRLELLKPIGPRIEIKTPTPTLKQVRKANLSGNMIDIYHSPNVHLDGSVNGSGRYLLFGISHTNPQYTSTAIRFFGKLGDVTVNSCIFESNSNYNYIPALEVNATDTTRKVLISNNLFREATNGVTGLPKAMLSAGGSRLLDSFVIRQNEFINFGQYGVSVSHNNQLSTQTRMFVDSNHFYYTTTYEQAGDRIAINASSSYNQLTITNNFIGGTQKFCGGNRLTGKFKLIGINLDASNAQESFITNNTIQNISLTDFSSSLTGINLTNGMTTVKNNLIGHPTRDSSIMAIHTVTGIGGYVAVYTNNTPTNRIENNTVAGAVANYFYGINFQGRKGYILNNRVFRGTSVYGGTYSGMKIWLDTGRIEGNHIYALKNINTNWGSFNIGLDVVQTAAVPNKLWIAGNRIHGLSSKEASGSYIAGIRTGNGEYHIYNNQVSLDDASGNGKLPLYGLYNMGAAGNSYRSSVRYNTVRIAGNSTAAVPSYAMYIDGGGSLTAVKNNLFYNERTTGINKNLAVGMVSTSTNPVTWIGAGASNNLYVTADTARVNEWRSAVVNIFNWRASSGGDTTSFAAKVHDLPASALFVNAAEGNLNINTHSPLCWYLNGKGVPQADYAADFDSVNIRSTSITDGPTDIGSDEFNTTTAPPLLTVYGRHKPGGADTLSWNGRIVGVIEWSNTGSLPTIDSARWYSGVWPNDTTNGGSTASARYWSSYVDMAVSGGSGYQYKLTLFYDSSMLGKVQHEGSMVLNKKQHNVPGTWQAISPTIVNTAIKTVSIANQSSFSEFTATDAAAPLPVHLLAFDATTNANDVLLNWKVVPADEHSFVVQRSYNGRDFQTIATAAAVAGKREYSITDAAILRSNNKTIYYRLETIEKSGDRSYSNTAIVRPQGQKTIVKVVNPFSNTLALQLKLEQASNVSITLTDMNGRICSSYSNRLGAGDQLISLPMPSAFATGVYTLRVEIGDKVTTMQLLKSN
- a CDS encoding PAS domain S-box protein → MQESSTSLQIPMANYTMLFEAMAGNDVLLQADAPIFTIIAATPSYIEQSNSSRDAMFGKGIFEVFPDSDDPGNTGTKELLASLLKVIESKQPHQLPVQRYDTIGEDGQFIERYWRATNKPVFAPGGEVAYILHSVAEITDQINAEKREVQLDGIEKVHELFMNATIVVGLVNGDDYVLEMANKEAFKLWGKGEEIIGKPILEALPELNGQGIIELFDQVRSTGEPFIAHEVPVTSFAGGKEEQHYFNLVYQPYYSKNATKATGVFTISHDVTEQVKSRQIVQRSEEALKRFKFMADNAQDPFILMRQDGTFAYLNKKALDAWDYTDEEAKNIRVPDVDPVYKDEGFAKLFEQAQAEAISQFETIHKRKDGFVYPVEVKVNGLTIGGEPYMFSIARNITERRRSEEALRESEAKYRTLYESMDQGYCTIELIFDDNRCIDFRYLETNPAFERQSGLHNAIGKTITELAPNIEPKWFQIYGNVALTGNPIRVEEESKALNRWFEVYAMRVGGAEERKVGVFFTDITSRKSSELLLQENEALLRTVFDASPNSLSVFEPVVNDEGEIEDLKFLIVNHFTVETTGTADLVGKRYAEEFPHVRQAGILEAFLEVAKTGVPADFEKWYKGEGLQHWFRFIVNKVGNLVVATVEDITKRKEAEKAMQESETRFRSLADESPMFVFIIDADPTAPVNYWNKTWLQYTGQTLDKATGQAWASYLHADDLPFVMEHYTDAFQARTPYFIPAVRIKRHDGVYRWHAFKGHPRFDANGEFNGYIGVGFDVHEQKLAKENLEELVAQRTEELQRVNTELLRSNANLEEFAHAASHDLKEPVRKIHFFTNQLKQQLGSHFQEKEERAFNRIENATERMASLIDDLLLYSHVSQRPHEKETVDLNLKVQRVLEDLELDIEEKAAIIEIDTLPVVKGYPRQLQQVFQNLLSNALKYSSPGVVPQINVVAGQVTEMGKAYYSIAVRDNGIGFSPEYSDVIFKMFTRLHGKSEYSGTGVGLSIVKKVVENHDGMIRVETAPGAGSTFHVLLPV
- a CDS encoding CHASE domain-containing protein; protein product: MPLKFRSSSATRNFSKPLLPAILLLCSIGLTLTAWYISRHHFNDKTKDRFDYQVNTIRSAIIVRMTAYEQVLRSAVGLFYASDTVDRSSWKNYVQTLQLDKFYPGILGLGYTARIKPNELDRFTNRVRAEGFPDFTVWPQTARDDYFSIIYLEPFEGRNLRAFGFDMFTQKNRKEAMLRAWQTGEPALSKMVTLVQEINKDVQKGCLLYLPVYDENMPINTVEERQAALQGFVYSPFRMNDLMQGILGTVAGEIEIELYDGRHIDTAQLIYTSHGYNNQKSKADFSVGRNINIAGNDWTLVLTTREAFLSSFEANQPNIIAVAGVLVNLLLLLILVKINRLSKRNMELAESYKSEKDRYEIVSEITHEIIWEWKLPTNTVSFNKIFPTLIGLQKAVSELPFDAWISYIHPGDKDRIMDKMTALLNSDNLYWSDEFRLVKADGTVVNMLARGQIIHDTSGNPVSMIGSMDNITERKQVEDAQRRFKEELEKTVQQRTAALQRSNEDLESFAHVTSHDLKEPVRRMLITVGQIQAKYQNSLGEGVSLLDKLSKAASRLNQMIESILMFSTINYESKKIEVVDLNIIIQNVAEDLELVIAEKQAEISYQPLPAIEGSSALLHQLLYNLVNNSLKFSKPVVKPYIHIDSQVRKTGTTETVEIKIIDNGIGFSQGEARKIFNSFVRLHSKDKYEGTGLGLALCKRIVERHHGTIEATGSLDHGATFIITLPVKQPAEVI